One stretch of Alcaligenes faecalis DNA includes these proteins:
- a CDS encoding succinylglutamate desuccinylase/aspartoacylase domain-containing protein yields MQFSLSFPDIHEERQGNTGVPGLWCLDSGKAGRTVMISALIHGNELCGAWALKAVLASGLQPRRGKLILAFCNLDAFDRFDPEQHDASRYVDEDMNRVWSEQKLSQTQTQEQRRARAILPWLEQADWLLDLHSMHEPSAPLLLTGTLARNIELARTLGAPEHVIVDSGHKDGVRMRDYGRFSDPDANEARSLLLECGFHGDPDTPAIALDLIARFLIASEIVEEEDLPPDWRRASPDTQRILQVTHALVAPSMQVSFSQNWQGLETLADAGTTIGQADGQPLLTPYDNCTLVMPSLRQLRPGVTVVRLAQDYDTLP; encoded by the coding sequence ATGCAATTTTCTCTTTCCTTCCCTGACATTCACGAAGAGCGTCAGGGCAATACCGGCGTTCCTGGCCTCTGGTGTCTGGACTCGGGTAAAGCAGGCCGTACCGTCATGATCAGCGCCCTGATTCATGGCAACGAACTGTGCGGGGCCTGGGCCTTGAAAGCCGTGCTGGCCAGCGGCTTGCAGCCCCGTCGCGGCAAACTGATTCTGGCCTTTTGCAATCTGGACGCCTTTGATCGCTTTGACCCTGAACAGCACGATGCCAGCCGCTATGTGGACGAAGACATGAACCGTGTCTGGAGCGAGCAGAAGCTGTCTCAAACACAGACACAAGAACAGCGTCGCGCACGCGCCATCTTGCCTTGGCTGGAACAAGCCGACTGGTTGCTGGACCTGCACTCCATGCATGAACCCAGCGCCCCCTTGTTATTGACCGGCACCCTGGCGCGCAATATCGAGCTGGCCCGAACCCTGGGCGCCCCCGAGCATGTGATTGTGGATAGCGGCCATAAGGACGGCGTGCGCATGCGCGATTACGGCCGATTCTCTGATCCAGATGCCAATGAGGCGCGCTCCTTGTTATTGGAATGCGGTTTTCATGGCGATCCTGATACGCCGGCGATCGCACTGGATCTGATTGCCCGCTTTCTGATCGCCTCCGAGATTGTGGAGGAAGAGGATTTGCCCCCGGACTGGCGGCGAGCCTCGCCCGATACGCAGCGCATTCTGCAAGTCACCCATGCATTGGTAGCGCCTTCCATGCAAGTCAGTTTCAGCCAGAACTGGCAAGGTCTGGAAACCTTGGCCGATGCAGGTACGACAATCGGGCAAGCCGATGGCCAGCCCTTGCTGACGCCTTACGATAACTGCACCCTGGTGATGCCTTCCCTGCGCCAGCTACGGCCCGGTGTCACCGTCGTGCGCCTGGCACAAGACTACGACACCCTTCCATAG
- a CDS encoding Bug family tripartite tricarboxylate transporter substrate binding protein: MSFSFSKRSLVLGILGACSLLQASISHADTYPSRSLTLVVGYPAGGSVDLTARLLAEELSSRLGQSVVVENAGGAGGTIGAQRVQRAAADGYTLLLGSTNEMIIAGMINKAVRYDGQKDFTPIGMIASQPLLLAASKESGIRSAADYAQKLRAAKPEAFSFGSSGVGTTLHLAGEMVNASTGTTAMHVPYRGVPPLVSDLMSGQLDTAYLVLSSGLSQARAGAIVPLGITETHASPAAPEIPPLADTPGFEKVDINVWFGLYGPKDLPESVTNALRQALDNSLQSATLQEKMQSNGATLYAPGMNAAEFQAKEVDKYARLVELAKLQAE; encoded by the coding sequence ATGTCTTTTTCTTTCTCCAAGCGCAGCTTGGTCCTTGGCATTCTGGGCGCCTGTAGCCTCTTGCAAGCCTCGATCAGCCACGCCGATACCTACCCTTCACGCAGCCTGACTCTGGTCGTGGGTTACCCCGCTGGAGGCAGCGTGGATTTGACGGCCCGCCTGCTGGCTGAAGAACTCAGCAGCCGTTTGGGCCAAAGCGTCGTTGTCGAAAATGCAGGCGGAGCAGGGGGCACCATTGGTGCTCAACGCGTGCAGCGTGCGGCAGCCGACGGCTATACCTTGCTGCTGGGTTCGACCAACGAAATGATCATCGCCGGCATGATCAACAAGGCCGTACGCTATGACGGGCAAAAAGACTTCACGCCTATTGGCATGATTGCCTCCCAGCCCTTGTTGCTGGCGGCCTCCAAAGAGTCCGGCATTCGCTCTGCCGCAGACTATGCGCAAAAGCTGCGTGCTGCCAAACCGGAAGCCTTCAGCTTTGGTTCCTCGGGTGTAGGCACCACCTTGCACCTGGCCGGTGAAATGGTGAACGCCTCGACCGGCACCACTGCCATGCACGTGCCCTACCGCGGTGTTCCCCCTCTGGTTTCGGACCTAATGAGCGGTCAGCTGGATACGGCTTACCTTGTGCTGTCCTCGGGTCTGTCACAAGCCCGCGCAGGGGCGATTGTGCCTTTGGGCATTACTGAAACCCATGCCTCTCCGGCTGCCCCGGAAATCCCGCCACTGGCCGATACCCCCGGCTTTGAAAAGGTCGATATCAACGTCTGGTTTGGCTTGTATGGCCCCAAGGATCTGCCTGAGTCCGTCACCAACGCCTTGCGTCAGGCTTTGGACAACAGTCTGCAATCCGCCACCCTGCAAGAAAAGATGCAATCCAATGGGGCTACGCTCTACGCCCCTGGCATGAACGCGGCAGAGTTCCAGGCCAAAGAGGTCGACAAATACGCCCGTCTGGTCGAACTGGCCAAGCTGCAAGCCGAATAA
- a CDS encoding LysR family transcriptional regulator, whose amino-acid sequence MSQLKLLEDFVTLARAGSFVRAAEQRHVTHPAFGRRIRALEAWVGTPLVERSSLPITLTPEGQVFYNTANQVLEQLNRVRRQLQASDQAGQGNLRIATGRSLARTLVTDWVSRLQKGSHAPLSAHVPIDINTGMMADMAKLLAQGKTDFLCCYEHPALSIELLAEQVTYMTIATDKLVPTCQRRKNGTPLYELNADSGRSIPLISYSGGLAMARILGDKLHHFPYPLVSTVRCDSLDTAMGSVLKGMGVAWLPLSMIANECRRGTLVQLGGKGDEIAFEVRLYRSRAPLSDLAESVWAFTQQGR is encoded by the coding sequence GTGTCCCAGCTCAAACTGCTTGAAGACTTTGTGACCCTGGCTCGTGCAGGCAGTTTTGTTCGGGCAGCAGAGCAACGCCACGTCACACATCCGGCATTTGGACGTCGCATTCGGGCCTTGGAAGCCTGGGTAGGAACGCCCTTGGTAGAACGCAGCAGTTTGCCCATCACGCTGACGCCAGAGGGACAGGTGTTCTACAACACGGCCAATCAAGTGCTGGAGCAATTGAACCGTGTTCGTCGGCAATTACAGGCCTCGGATCAGGCCGGGCAAGGCAACTTGCGCATTGCCACTGGCCGCAGCCTGGCACGCACTCTGGTCACGGACTGGGTTAGCCGTCTGCAAAAAGGTAGCCATGCCCCTTTGTCGGCCCATGTACCTATCGACATCAACACCGGCATGATGGCCGATATGGCCAAGTTGCTGGCCCAGGGCAAAACCGACTTTCTATGCTGTTATGAACACCCGGCCTTGTCGATTGAACTGCTGGCCGAGCAAGTGACATACATGACCATTGCCACGGACAAGCTGGTGCCCACCTGTCAGCGCCGCAAGAATGGCACACCCTTGTATGAACTCAATGCCGATAGCGGGCGCAGCATTCCTTTGATTTCATATTCGGGCGGCTTGGCCATGGCCCGCATCCTGGGCGACAAGCTGCATCATTTCCCCTATCCCCTGGTCAGCACCGTGCGTTGCGATTCACTGGATACGGCCATGGGCTCAGTCTTGAAAGGCATGGGTGTAGCCTGGTTGCCCCTGTCCATGATTGCCAATGAATGCCGTCGCGGCACGCTGGTGCAATTGGGCGGCAAAGGCGATGAAATTGCCTTTGAAGTTCGTCTGTATCGCTCCCGAGCCCCACTCTCGGACCTGGCGGAGTCTGTCTGGGCCTTCACCCAGCAAGGCCGCTAA
- the pbpG gene encoding D-alanyl-D-alanine endopeptidase produces the protein MPQTRTNKFIRRALCVLFLAPFSISSFAQTLALAEPSTLDEATAAISYNVPHLVFEKNLQPISYSENDSRRALNALKHDALIQHAALRSEIAFVQDLESSTVLYQKNSDAVRPIASISKLMTALVVAESGLPMDEMLEIIDEDVDRVKYSSSRLSVGSKLSRADMMHLALMSSENRAAHALGRSYPGGLPAFVRAMNDKARALGMRNTRFVEPTGLSSDNVASPRDLVKLLTATSQHARIQQYTTNDQYSVQPVRGRQLVFNNTNRLVKNANWDIQVSKTGFINEAGECLVMLTKIEDREVAIVLLNSSGRYSRIGDAVRIRDLVEKSNGLAML, from the coding sequence ATGCCTCAGACCAGAACAAATAAATTCATTCGACGTGCGCTATGTGTTTTATTTTTAGCGCCTTTTTCGATTTCGTCCTTTGCGCAGACACTGGCGCTGGCCGAGCCATCCACACTGGATGAAGCCACAGCCGCCATCAGCTACAACGTGCCGCATCTGGTTTTCGAAAAAAACCTGCAGCCTATCAGCTATAGCGAAAACGATAGCCGTCGCGCACTTAATGCCCTGAAACACGACGCCCTGATCCAGCACGCGGCCCTGCGTTCGGAAATTGCCTTTGTGCAGGATCTGGAATCGTCCACCGTGCTGTACCAGAAAAACAGCGACGCGGTTCGCCCCATTGCCTCCATCTCCAAGCTGATGACCGCCCTTGTCGTGGCTGAATCCGGCCTGCCCATGGATGAAATGCTGGAGATCATCGACGAAGATGTGGACCGCGTCAAATACTCCAGTTCGCGTCTTAGCGTTGGCTCCAAACTGAGCCGTGCCGACATGATGCACCTGGCGCTGATGTCTTCGGAAAACCGGGCTGCCCATGCCTTGGGTCGCAGCTATCCCGGTGGCCTGCCTGCCTTTGTGCGCGCCATGAATGACAAGGCTCGTGCCTTGGGTATGCGCAATACGCGTTTTGTGGAGCCTACCGGCTTGTCCAGCGACAACGTGGCCAGCCCGCGTGATCTGGTCAAGCTGCTGACCGCCACCAGCCAGCATGCCCGTATCCAGCAATACACCACCAACGATCAGTATTCCGTGCAGCCTGTACGCGGTCGCCAACTCGTGTTCAACAACACCAATCGTTTGGTGAAGAACGCCAACTGGGATATTCAGGTTTCCAAAACCGGCTTCATCAACGAAGCGGGAGAATGCCTGGTCATGCTGACCAAGATCGAGGATCGTGAAGTGGCGATTGTGCTGCTCAATTCCTCGGGTCGTTACTCGCGTATTGGTGACGCCGTGCGCATTCGCGATCTGGTTGAAAAATCCAACGGCCTGGCCATGCTTTAA
- a CDS encoding flagellar protein FlhE produces MNRFLVPFALVLTPLASHGASLAWDGEQLSNAITTSSPSTQQSFLPAEAVRAQAASIGKVEVSYHHNGRAVLKSRLCLQGGSCVDMNGSVLSTRAFVGQDARLGFVLVHEVWSWAGSTEPVRVQASIRVNYQR; encoded by the coding sequence TTGAATCGATTTCTTGTTCCCTTTGCCCTGGTTTTGACACCGCTGGCAAGTCACGGGGCTTCCTTGGCCTGGGATGGGGAACAGCTAAGCAATGCCATCACCACCAGCTCGCCCAGCACCCAGCAAAGCTTCCTGCCTGCCGAGGCTGTGCGTGCGCAGGCGGCAAGCATAGGCAAGGTGGAAGTCAGCTATCACCACAATGGGCGCGCCGTTCTGAAAAGCCGCTTGTGCTTGCAAGGCGGCTCCTGCGTGGACATGAATGGTTCGGTATTAAGTACCAGAGCCTTTGTCGGTCAGGATGCGCGTCTTGGCTTTGTGTTGGTGCATGAGGTGTGGAGCTGGGCGGGCAGTACCGAACCTGTGCGTGTGCAGGCCTCGATCCGGGTGAATTACCAGCGTTAG
- a CDS encoding motility protein A: MNPSTLIGIVASVLLFAVILFFTAENPALFVDLPSLAVVLVGTLAATFISYPLSEVVRIFGLIGTVLRNERLYTQQDMDELINISRLWMMGDIRAVEEALEKVANPFLKTGVQLVIDRAPQEDIEDLLQWRISRLRAREHAEAQLFRLMASFAPAFGMVGTLIGLVNLMFLLGDGDITSIGQQMALALMTTFYGVLLSNLVFKPVAVKLERRTEQRVVLMNMIMQGVSMMSQRRGPALMRETLNSFMAQYQDEINDRGGRDDDADPAPERG; the protein is encoded by the coding sequence ATGAACCCCTCTACTCTGATCGGCATCGTAGCCAGTGTGCTGCTGTTTGCCGTGATCTTGTTTTTTACGGCAGAAAACCCCGCCTTGTTTGTGGACCTGCCCAGTCTGGCTGTGGTGCTGGTGGGTACCTTGGCAGCGACGTTTATCAGTTATCCCCTAAGCGAAGTTGTCCGTATTTTTGGCCTGATCGGCACCGTGCTGCGCAACGAACGTCTGTACACCCAACAGGATATGGATGAGCTGATCAATATCTCTCGTCTGTGGATGATGGGGGATATTCGTGCAGTGGAAGAGGCTTTGGAAAAAGTGGCCAACCCGTTTCTGAAAACCGGCGTTCAGCTGGTGATTGACCGGGCACCGCAGGAAGATATTGAAGACCTTTTGCAATGGCGTATCAGCCGTTTGCGTGCTCGTGAACATGCAGAGGCACAACTGTTCCGTTTGATGGCCAGCTTCGCGCCCGCCTTCGGTATGGTCGGTACGCTGATCGGTCTGGTCAATCTGATGTTCTTGCTGGGTGATGGCGACATTACGTCTATCGGTCAGCAAATGGCTCTGGCCCTGATGACGACTTTCTACGGCGTGTTGCTGTCCAATCTGGTCTTCAAACCTGTGGCGGTGAAGCTGGAGCGTCGTACCGAACAGCGTGTGGTCTTGATGAACATGATCATGCAAGGGGTGTCCATGATGAGCCAGCGCCGTGGTCCGGCCCTGATGCGTGAGACGCTGAACTCCTTCATGGCCCAGTACCAGGACGAGATCAATGACCGAGGCGGCCGCGACGATGATGCGGACCCGGCTCCGGAACGAGGTTGA
- a CDS encoding OmpA/MotB family protein, with product MANTEQDLTLGELADRQKALQKELEQARGAKIEQQLASNLGSRRRSRPWNDPGLAVPEEEEAWLTTYLDMMTLLLVLMIVMLSFAGKRAQTAAQGQGQGGATVVAQAGKDGAGLLPAGAGLFPDSGQGEGQGQGNHGLNLDGLGDNIDVVMNDQSVSFRINSEILFNSGGADLGLEGLAVLRQLAAVLQKSTHPIVIEGHTDSVPIRSYRYPSNWELSGARAGSVVRYMEANGIGSQRLSAVGYADTRPLGDNGTSQGRATNRRVEIIVQTPQAQPESPVE from the coding sequence ATGGCAAACACGGAGCAGGACCTGACCTTGGGCGAGCTGGCCGATCGCCAGAAAGCCTTGCAAAAGGAACTGGAGCAAGCCCGAGGAGCCAAGATCGAGCAACAACTGGCCAGCAACCTGGGCAGTCGCCGTCGCAGCCGTCCCTGGAATGATCCGGGGCTGGCGGTGCCCGAGGAAGAAGAAGCCTGGCTGACCACGTATCTGGACATGATGACCTTGCTGCTGGTTCTGATGATTGTGATGCTGTCCTTTGCGGGCAAGCGGGCACAAACAGCGGCGCAGGGGCAAGGACAGGGAGGGGCTACGGTCGTTGCGCAAGCGGGCAAAGACGGAGCTGGTTTGCTACCTGCCGGAGCAGGCCTTTTCCCGGATTCCGGCCAGGGTGAAGGGCAAGGCCAAGGCAATCACGGTCTGAATCTGGACGGCTTGGGCGACAACATTGATGTGGTCATGAACGATCAATCCGTAAGCTTCCGCATCAATAGCGAGATTCTGTTCAATTCGGGCGGTGCGGATCTGGGGCTGGAAGGTTTGGCGGTACTACGTCAATTGGCCGCGGTACTGCAAAAATCCACCCACCCGATTGTGATTGAAGGCCATACGGACTCGGTGCCGATTCGTAGCTATCGCTATCCCTCCAACTGGGAGCTATCCGGTGCGCGTGCAGGCAGTGTGGTGCGTTATATGGAAGCCAACGGGATTGGCAGCCAGCGCCTGAGTGCTGTCGGTTACGCCGATACGCGGCCTTTGGGGGATAACGGCACCTCGCAAGGTCGCGCAACGAATCGACGGGTTGAAATCATTGTGCAGACTCCCCAAGCACAGCCTGAAAGCCCCGTGGAATAA
- a CDS encoding sodium:solute symporter family protein translates to MLDQTATLLWLIVFSAAFALAGVLYARHYNSSLEDFVVARNSQSSVATILTLLASSLGAWILFSPAQAASWGGLSAVIGYAIGSMSPRLAMIPLGKRMRELLPRGHSLSEFVIARYGRPMYALTLVIMLFYMFISMTAEITAMSKMITLIAPIPLWVTASIVLLATLIYTSYGGLRASIFTDKVQMFVILPMLFLIVMFGWQAVGGPVQLFDSVKLEAPRLIELSDPVGVKAGLTFFVAILLTGLFHQGNWQRIYAAKDIKSMRRGFLLGGLFVAPFIFLMGLFGLAFVGLGSPGDSSVALFNVILPHVPVWFLVLLIPLGLSLVMSSADTAISAVSSLIAVDLSRIMPHRNTAQMMSLARSLIWFCSIPVLYASSQGFSVLYLFLLADLLCSAAAFPVFFGLYSRRYDGFTATISTIGGLVAGLAVFPRPNGPMDYLLESFLLAAIVPVVISVLIMPLRRHLPKFDLGTLASSTRLLD, encoded by the coding sequence ATGCTGGACCAAACCGCCACCCTCTTGTGGCTGATCGTTTTTTCTGCCGCTTTTGCCTTGGCCGGGGTACTGTACGCCCGCCACTACAACAGCTCCTTGGAGGACTTTGTGGTGGCTCGCAACAGCCAAAGCTCGGTCGCTACCATTCTGACTTTACTGGCCTCCTCGCTGGGCGCCTGGATTCTGTTCTCGCCGGCACAAGCGGCCAGTTGGGGCGGTTTGAGCGCCGTGATCGGCTATGCCATTGGCTCCATGTCGCCCCGTCTGGCCATGATTCCGCTGGGCAAACGCATGCGCGAATTGCTGCCACGCGGCCACAGCCTGAGCGAGTTTGTGATTGCCCGCTACGGTCGCCCCATGTATGCGCTGACCCTGGTCATCATGCTGTTTTACATGTTCATCTCCATGACGGCTGAAATCACCGCCATGTCCAAGATGATCACCCTGATTGCCCCTATTCCTCTGTGGGTCACCGCCAGCATTGTGTTGCTGGCCACGCTGATCTACACCTCCTACGGCGGGCTGCGCGCCTCCATCTTTACCGACAAGGTGCAGATGTTTGTCATCCTGCCCATGCTGTTCCTGATCGTAATGTTTGGCTGGCAAGCCGTAGGCGGCCCGGTGCAGTTGTTTGACAGCGTGAAGCTGGAAGCCCCACGACTGATCGAACTGAGCGATCCCGTGGGCGTGAAAGCCGGCCTGACGTTCTTTGTCGCCATCTTGCTGACCGGCCTGTTTCACCAGGGCAACTGGCAGCGTATCTATGCCGCCAAAGACATCAAATCCATGCGTCGTGGCTTCCTGCTAGGCGGCTTGTTTGTGGCGCCCTTCATCTTCCTGATGGGCTTGTTTGGCCTGGCCTTTGTCGGCCTGGGCTCGCCCGGTGACAGCTCCGTGGCCTTGTTCAATGTGATTTTGCCGCACGTGCCGGTCTGGTTCCTGGTGCTGCTGATTCCCTTGGGCCTGTCCCTGGTCATGAGCAGCGCCGATACTGCGATCAGCGCGGTCTCCAGTCTGATTGCCGTGGATTTGAGCCGCATCATGCCTCATCGCAACACCGCTCAAATGATGAGTTTGGCGCGTTCCCTGATCTGGTTCTGCTCCATCCCGGTGCTGTATGCATCCTCGCAAGGCTTTAGCGTGTTGTATCTGTTCCTGCTGGCAGACTTGCTGTGCTCCGCTGCGGCCTTCCCAGTGTTCTTTGGTCTGTACAGCCGCCGCTATGATGGCTTTACGGCGACGATCAGCACGATCGGTGGTTTGGTGGCCGGTCTGGCCGTATTCCCACGCCCCAATGGCCCTATGGATTACCTGCTGGAATCCTTCCTGCTGGCCGCGATTGTGCCGGTCGTCATCAGCGTTCTGATCATGCCTTTACGCCGTCATCTGCCCAAGTTCGATTTGGGGACTTTGGCTTCCTCCACACGCCTGCTGGACTAA
- a CDS encoding 3-oxoacyl-ACP reductase translates to MSVEHVSELSQQLVLVTGGARGLGACLVRAFARQGAKVVINYLKSEAAAQALAGEFPQQCLAVQADVTDAAAVQALFAKAQAHFGQPITTVVNNALPAFSFNGDARPHADTLTWAQLNQQLEGIVGGALNTTQAALPGMKQAGFGRIINIGTNLFQNPVVPYHDYTAAKAALLSMTRTLSHDLGPDQITVNMISGGLLRTTDASAATPEAVFDLIAASTPLRRVTTPEEFADAALFFAGPWARAVTGQNLVVDGGLVKNG, encoded by the coding sequence ATGTCTGTGGAACACGTCTCGGAACTCTCCCAACAACTTGTCCTGGTCACCGGCGGCGCACGCGGCCTGGGGGCTTGCCTGGTACGCGCTTTTGCACGTCAAGGCGCCAAAGTTGTCATCAATTACCTGAAAAGCGAAGCAGCCGCCCAGGCGCTGGCGGGCGAGTTTCCGCAGCAATGTCTGGCCGTACAAGCGGACGTGACGGATGCAGCGGCTGTCCAGGCCCTGTTTGCCAAGGCGCAGGCGCACTTTGGCCAGCCCATCACCACGGTCGTCAATAACGCCTTGCCCGCGTTTTCCTTCAATGGCGATGCCCGCCCCCATGCTGATACCTTGACGTGGGCGCAGCTGAATCAGCAGTTGGAAGGCATTGTGGGCGGTGCCCTGAACACTACACAGGCTGCCTTGCCTGGAATGAAGCAGGCCGGTTTTGGCCGCATCATCAATATCGGCACAAACCTGTTCCAGAACCCCGTTGTGCCTTACCACGACTACACCGCTGCCAAGGCCGCCTTGTTGTCCATGACACGCACCTTGTCGCACGATCTGGGACCGGATCAGATCACCGTGAATATGATTTCTGGCGGTTTGCTGCGCACAACCGATGCGTCCGCGGCCACGCCTGAAGCGGTGTTTGATTTGATTGCGGCCAGCACACCGTTGCGTCGTGTGACTACGCCGGAAGAATTTGCGGATGCGGCTTTGTTTTTTGCAGGCCCGTGGGCACGTGCAGTGACAGGTCAGAACTTGGTGGTTGACGGTGGATTGGTGAAAAACGGATGA
- a CDS encoding LLM class flavin-dependent oxidoreductase, translating to MRQLHFNLFIMGCGHHKAAWRHPDSQVERLGDVRFYEELTQIAERGKLDAIFFADGQSSDNVSDGPRWFLEPLTMMAALARATERIGLISTVSSTFYTPFVAARMLCSLDHVSKGRMGWNVVTSMFDSEARNHGYEAMPDHAWRYARAEEFVDTALQLFDSWSDSALVMDRQGDYAKVDQVRQILHKGDHFLVDGPLTLPRSPQGQPVLFQAGASEQGRDLAARKAEAIYAVAYDLPSAQSYYRDIKRRVREAGRGVDVPVMPGLVTYVGSTMEEARRKQQELDELLPAETSLRQLGMFVGQDCMNWELDAPVPPLLPLESFKGPKGRYATMLRIVEMEKPTVRQLLGRIAAGGGHCTMVGTPESIADQIEQWWRNEGADGFNLMPPSLPNGIRDFVEQVIPVLQKRGLFRQEYEHTTLRGHLGLERPAA from the coding sequence ATGAGGCAGTTGCATTTCAATTTGTTCATTATGGGCTGCGGACATCACAAAGCAGCCTGGCGTCATCCCGATTCTCAGGTCGAACGTTTAGGCGATGTCCGATTTTACGAAGAGCTGACCCAGATTGCCGAGCGCGGCAAGCTGGACGCTATTTTCTTTGCCGATGGTCAGTCCAGCGACAACGTGTCCGATGGCCCGCGCTGGTTTCTTGAACCCTTGACCATGATGGCTGCGCTGGCGCGAGCCACCGAGCGTATCGGTCTGATCAGCACCGTTTCCAGCACTTTTTACACGCCCTTTGTGGCAGCGCGCATGTTGTGCTCTCTGGATCATGTGTCCAAAGGGCGAATGGGCTGGAACGTGGTCACATCCATGTTTGATTCGGAAGCACGTAATCACGGCTACGAAGCCATGCCCGACCATGCCTGGCGCTATGCGCGGGCTGAAGAGTTTGTTGATACCGCATTGCAGCTGTTCGACTCCTGGAGCGACAGTGCCTTGGTCATGGACCGACAGGGTGATTACGCCAAAGTGGATCAGGTCCGCCAGATCCTGCATAAAGGTGATCACTTTCTGGTAGATGGTCCCTTGACCCTGCCGCGCTCGCCACAAGGGCAGCCCGTGCTGTTCCAGGCCGGTGCGTCTGAACAAGGCCGGGATTTGGCCGCGCGCAAAGCCGAAGCCATTTATGCCGTGGCTTATGACTTGCCCTCGGCTCAGTCCTATTACCGCGACATCAAACGACGCGTGCGTGAAGCGGGCCGTGGCGTGGACGTGCCCGTTATGCCGGGCTTGGTGACCTATGTGGGTTCCACCATGGAAGAGGCGCGCCGCAAGCAGCAAGAGCTGGACGAATTGCTGCCCGCCGAGACTTCCTTGCGTCAGCTGGGCATGTTTGTCGGCCAGGATTGCATGAATTGGGAGCTGGATGCACCAGTGCCCCCACTGCTGCCATTGGAAAGCTTCAAGGGCCCCAAAGGGCGCTACGCTACCATGCTGCGCATTGTGGAAATGGAAAAACCGACGGTACGCCAACTGCTGGGTCGCATTGCGGCTGGCGGCGGTCATTGCACCATGGTCGGGACGCCAGAATCCATTGCCGATCAGATTGAGCAATGGTGGCGCAACGAAGGCGCGGATGGTTTCAACCTGATGCCGCCTTCCTTGCCTAATGGCATTCGCGACTTTGTTGAGCAGGTGATTCCAGTTCTGCAAAAACGCGGTCTGTTCCGCCAGGAATACGAGCACACCACCTTGCGCGGCCATCTGGGCCTGGAGCGTCCTGCGGCCTGA
- a CDS encoding SDR family NAD(P)-dependent oxidoreductase translates to MKTAVVTGASSGFGAALARKLVSEGHTVLGLARRQDKLDALAAELGERFVPVSVDLTDRARAEAVLADLTARFPNIDVLINNAGLALGVDKAQDAKMDQWDTMVATNISALLHITHALLPGMVKQNKGHIINLGSTAGEYAYAGGNVYGATKAFVHQLGLNLRADLSGTAVRVSTVAPGLCSGTDFSTVRLGDKDKAAALYQNVDALTPDDIANTIAWIMNAPAHMNVNYIELMPVAQSFAGLSVHRKA, encoded by the coding sequence ATGAAAACCGCCGTTGTCACCGGGGCCTCCTCAGGGTTTGGGGCTGCGCTTGCCCGTAAATTGGTATCTGAAGGACACACCGTGCTGGGTCTGGCGCGTCGTCAGGACAAGCTGGATGCGCTGGCCGCCGAGCTGGGCGAGCGCTTTGTGCCGGTCAGCGTGGATTTGACCGATCGTGCGCGTGCCGAAGCGGTGCTGGCCGATCTGACGGCTCGTTTTCCCAATATTGATGTGCTGATCAATAACGCCGGTTTGGCGCTGGGCGTGGACAAGGCGCAAGACGCCAAGATGGATCAGTGGGACACCATGGTGGCTACCAATATCAGCGCGCTGCTGCACATTACGCACGCTTTGTTGCCTGGCATGGTCAAGCAAAACAAGGGGCACATCATCAATCTGGGTTCGACTGCGGGTGAATATGCCTACGCAGGCGGCAATGTGTACGGCGCCACCAAGGCTTTTGTGCATCAACTGGGTCTGAACCTGCGTGCCGACCTGTCGGGTACGGCAGTTCGTGTGTCTACCGTGGCTCCTGGCCTCTGTTCCGGTACGGACTTCTCTACCGTTCGTCTGGGCGATAAGGATAAAGCCGCTGCGCTTTACCAGAACGTGGATGCGCTGACGCCCGACGACATCGCCAACACCATTGCCTGGATCATGAACGCGCCTGCCCATATGAACGTCAACTACATCGAGTTGATGCCTGTGGCGCAAAGCTTTGCTGGTTTGAGCGTGCATCGCAAGGCTTAA